The Kribbella amoyensis genomic sequence AACGCCTGCTGGACCGGGTGTCCCAGGCGGTCGAGCGGCACCCGTTCACCTTGGTCAGCGCACCGGCCGGATCCGGCAAGACGGTGCTCACCTCGACCTGGTCGAAGCGGCAGGCGGAGTCGAGTCCGGTCGCGTGGTTGTCGCTCGCCGACACCGACGACGACGCCGGCCGGTTCTGGGCGGACCTGCGGTACGCGCTGGCCGACGTCTCGGTCGATGCCGGCCGCACCCCGTACGCGGTCCGGGCGGGCGCCGGTGACGTCGACGTGCTGTCCGAGCAGTTGCTGCGGTTGGACGAACCCGTGGTCCTCGTCCTCGACGCCGCCGAACACGTCCGCGGGGCCGCCGTCTTCGACCAGCTCGATCGCTTGATCGACACGGCCGGCGAGCGGTTGCGGGTCCTGATGACGACCCGCGCCGATCCGCCGATGCCGTTGCACCGGTACCGGCTGGAGGGAACGCTGGCCGAGATCCGGCACGACGAGCTGGCCTTCACCGGCCCGGAGGTCGAGGCGATGCTGGACCCGGGCAAGAAGGTGCCTGAGGCCACGACAAGGCAGGTGCTCGACCGGACCGAGGGCTGGGCCGCCGGGGTCCGGCTGGCCGCGCTCGCGCTGCGGTCGGGGGAGCACCGCGCTCCGCTGGACGGGCTGGCGGACGACTACCTGCTGGCCGAGGTCTTCGACGGACTCAGCGGGCCGGATCGGGACTTCCTGCTCAAGGTCAGCCTGGCCGAGGAACTCACCGCCGACCTCGGGACCGCGCTCACCGGCCGGACCGACGCCGGTGAGCTGCTCCGGCGGATGGCGGCCGGGAACACGTTCGTCCAGCCGATCCGCGGCCGGCCGCAGTGGTACCGGATCCACCCGCTCTTCCGCGATCTGCTCCGCGCCGAGGCCGCCCGGACGATGCCCGCCGCGATCGACGCACTGCACGGCCGGGCCGCCGATTGGCTGGCCGGCCAAGGGGAACTGGTACCTGCCGTCCGGCGCGCCTGCGAGCAGGAGGACTGGGTGCGCGCGGCCGGTTTCGTGGTGAGTGCCCGTGGAGTAGGGGAGCTGCTGCTCGCACCGCCCACGAGCTCCGTGCTCGGCGGATGTCTGGCGGCGATGCCGGACCTGGACTCCGCCGATGTACGGCTGGTCCGCGCCGCACTGGCCGTCGGGCGGGACGACCTGGTGTCGGCGCGGACCAGTCTTGCGAGCTGTGCCGCACCCGACGAAGCAGGCGACGACTGGTCGTTGTCGGCCGCGGTCGTGACCACGCGCCTGTCCGACATGGCCGGCCGGACGGACGACACGTTGGCGGCCGCCCGGATCGCGCGGGAGCACCTCTCGCGTCACCCGGTCGCCCGGGACCGCAGACTTCAGCAGCTCAACGCGTTGGTGCTGAACGCCGAAGGAACGGCGTACCTGCGGTCGGGTGACCTCGACGGCGCGTGCGCGGTCCTCGGGGACGCGGTCCGCTCGGCGGCGGCCGTGGACTGTGCGGAACTGCGGCTCAGATCCGTTGCCACGTTGGCGCTGGCCGAGGTTTGCCGTGGCCGGCTGTCTAGAGGCCAGGGGCTGGCGGACACGGCCGAGCGACTAGCGAGCGAGTGTGTCGCCGAACGCCGTCCGGCGGCCACCCATCTCGCGCACGCCTGGGTCGCGCTGGAACGCCAGGACCTGAGCCGGGCGCAGCGTTCGCTCGACCGGGCCCGCCGGCTGCACGAGACCCGCGACGACGCGTTGCTGAGCTCCGTGTCCGCGCTGCTCCGGGCTCGCCTGATGCGCGATCGTGGCGACCGGGTCGGCGCTCGGTGCGTGCTGAGATCCCCGGTCGCTTCGACCCAGTGGTTACAGAGCTTTGTCGACATCGAGGCAGCCGGTGTCGGCCTGCCGAGAGCGGTCGGCGACGCCTACCCCGCGGTGTCCGTTTCCCAGCAGGTGCAGGAGTTGCTGGAGAACGCGCAGACGCAATGGGGCGACGGGGACACCCGAGGTGGCCGGGCCGACGTCGCGAAGGCGCTGTCGCTGGCGCGGGGCGAACGGATCCGCCGGCCGTTCGCGCACACCTCGGCCCGGATCCGCGCGATGATCCGGACCGACCACGCGCTGCGGTCGCTCGCGGGCTGGCTGCGGCCGGAGCAGACCGCCGGCGTGCTGCGGCCGGGGGACGATCCCGCCCCGATCATCGAGGACCTGTCGGAGCGCGAGCTCGAGGTGCTGCGGCACCTCGCGGCGTTGCTGACCACCGAGGAGATCGCGGCCGAGCTGTTCATCTCCGTGAACACGGTGAAGACGCACGTCCGCAAGATCCTGCGCAAGCTGTCGGTCGCCAATCGCAACGAGGCGGTCCGGCGGGCCTGGGACCTGCATCTGGTCTGAC encodes the following:
- a CDS encoding helix-turn-helix transcriptional regulator, whose amino-acid sequence is MTVQRATGRSDGEPGPHVLRPFDELRPKVRRRRTGRPGSRIRPPAQSFRVVERQRLLDRVSQAVERHPFTLVSAPAGSGKTVLTSTWSKRQAESSPVAWLSLADTDDDAGRFWADLRYALADVSVDAGRTPYAVRAGAGDVDVLSEQLLRLDEPVVLVLDAAEHVRGAAVFDQLDRLIDTAGERLRVLMTTRADPPMPLHRYRLEGTLAEIRHDELAFTGPEVEAMLDPGKKVPEATTRQVLDRTEGWAAGVRLAALALRSGEHRAPLDGLADDYLLAEVFDGLSGPDRDFLLKVSLAEELTADLGTALTGRTDAGELLRRMAAGNTFVQPIRGRPQWYRIHPLFRDLLRAEAARTMPAAIDALHGRAADWLAGQGELVPAVRRACEQEDWVRAAGFVVSARGVGELLLAPPTSSVLGGCLAAMPDLDSADVRLVRAALAVGRDDLVSARTSLASCAAPDEAGDDWSLSAAVVTTRLSDMAGRTDDTLAAARIAREHLSRHPVARDRRLQQLNALVLNAEGTAYLRSGDLDGACAVLGDAVRSAAAVDCAELRLRSVATLALAEVCRGRLSRGQGLADTAERLASECVAERRPAATHLAHAWVALERQDLSRAQRSLDRARRLHETRDDALLSSVSALLRARLMRDRGDRVGARCVLRSPVASTQWLQSFVDIEAAGVGLPRAVGDAYPAVSVSQQVQELLENAQTQWGDGDTRGGRADVAKALSLARGERIRRPFAHTSARIRAMIRTDHALRSLAGWLRPEQTAGVLRPGDDPAPIIEDLSERELEVLRHLAALLTTEEIAAELFISVNTVKTHVRKILRKLSVANRNEAVRRAWDLHLV